The following coding sequences lie in one Fusarium poae strain DAOMC 252244 chromosome 1, whole genome shotgun sequence genomic window:
- the SAC6 gene encoding Fimbrin, actin-bundling protein (BUSCO:8653at5125) gives MNVLKLQRKFPQFQQNEIFTLSDAFQRLDVDDKGYLDEATTIKATQQSENQPYDVVRQALKEVELDSSRRVELEDYVSLVAKLRDSSPAQKRMSTGPTSSPGGGGGIVAQRTGGHASKGSLSGKIQVQGSNANITHTINEDERTEFTRHINAVLAGDADIDSRLPFPTDTFEMFDECKDGLVLAKLINDSVPDTIDERVLNIPGRKIKNLNAFHMSENNNIVIESAKGIGCSVVNIGAGDIIEVREHLILGLIWQIIRRGLLGKIDIKLHPELYRLLDEDETLEQFLRLPPEQILLRWFNYHLKAANWSRTVNNFSSDVKDGENYTVLLAQIGPEYGVTRAPLQKQDLHDRAEAVLQEADKLGCRKFLTPKSLVAGNPKLNLAFVANLFNNHPALDPITEEEKLEVEDFDAEGEREARVFTLWLNSLDVQPAVVSFFDDLRDGGILLQAYEKVIPNSVNPRHVNKRPAHGGEMSRFKAVENTNYAIELGKQNGFSLVGIQGADITDGQRTLTLGLVWQLMRKNITVTLSSLAQKLGKREITDAEMVRWANDMSQKGGRNSAIRSLKDPSIGSGIFLLDVLNGMKSSYVDYDLVTAGQTDEDAYLNAKLSISIARKLGATIWLVPEDICQVRSRLITTFIGSLMATYERM, from the exons ATGAACGTTTTGAAGCTTCAGAG GAAGTTTCCTCAATTCCAACAAAACGAGATATTCACCTTGTCCGATGCCTTCCAGCGACTTGATGTTGACGACAAGGGATATCTTGACGAAGCTACCACTATCAAGGCTACGCAACAGAGCGAGAACCAGCCCTACGATGTAGTGCGCCAAGCGCTAAAGGAAGTCGAGCTTGATTCATCGCGACGTGTTGAGCTGGAAGACTATGTCAGC CTCGTTGCCAAGCTGCGCGATTCCTCACCTGCTCAAAAGCGCATGTCTACGGGGCCTACTTCCTCCCCAGGGGGCGGAGGAGGCATCGTTGCACAGCGAACTGGCGGCCATGCCTCCAAAGGCAGCTTAAGCGGCAAGATTCAGGTCCAAGGCTCAAATGCCAACATTACTCACACCATCAATGAGGATGAGCGCACTGAGTTCACACGCCACATCAATGCTGTTCTGGCTGGTGATGCCGATATCGACAGTCGTCTGCCCTTCCCCACAGATACGTTCGAAATGTTCGACGAATGCAAGGATGGTCTGGTCCTTGCCAAACTCATCAACGACAGCGTTCCCGATACCATTGACGAACGTGTCCTTAACATACCTGGCAGGAAAATCAAGAACCTCAATGCGTTCCACATGAGCGAGAACAACAACATTGTTATCGAATCTGCCAAAGGCATAGGCTGCTCTGTTGTCAACATTGGTGCGGGTGACATCATTGAGGTCAGAGAGCATCTTATCCTAGGTCTGATTTGGCAGATTATTCGACGAGGACTTTTGGGCAAGATCGATATTAAACTCCACCCTGAGCTTTACCGACTgcttgatgaggatgaaacCCTTGAGCAGTTCCTCAGACTGCCTCCGGAACAAATTCTCCTTCGCTGGTTCAACTATCATCTGAAAGCTGCTAATTGGTCTCGCAC TGTCAACAACTTCTCTTCTGATGTCAAGGATGGCGAAAACTATACGGTTCTGCTTGCACAAATTGGTCCTGAATATGGCGTTACTCGTGCGCCTTTGCAGAAGCAGGACCTACATGACCGGGCCGAGGCCGTCCTCCAAGAAGCGGACAAGCTCGGCTGCCGCAAGTTCTTGACACCGAAGTCTCTCGTTGCAGGAAATCCGAAGCTTAACTTGGCTTTCGTGGCTAACCTCTTCAATAACCATCCGGCTCTTGACCCTATTacagaagaggagaagcTTGAAGTCGAAGACTTCGATGCGGAGGGAGAGCGTGAGGCTCGAGTTTTCACTTTGTGGCTCAACAGCTTGGATGTCCAGCCTGCAGTTGTTTCATTCTTCGATGATCTTCGGGACGGTGGTATCCTCCTTCAGGCTTACGAAAAGGTTATCCCTAACTCTGTCAACCCTCGCCACGTCAACAAACGTCCAGCTCACGGTGGAGAGATGTCAAGATTCAAGGCCGTTGAGAATACCAACTATGCGATCGAACTAGGCAAACAGAATGGCTTCTCGCTTGTGGGTATTCAGGGAGCCGACATCACTGATGGGCAGAGGACTTTGACTCTTGGTCTAGTGTGGCAGCTTATGCGTAAGAATATTACAGTTACCCTGTCGTCACTGGCTCAGAAGCTGGGTAAGAGGGAAATCACCGACGCCGAGATGGTGCGATGGGCAAACGATATGTCGCAAAAGGGCGGCAGGAACTCTGCCATTCGGTCTTTGAAGGACCCTTCAATTGGCTCAGGTATCTTCCTTCTGGATGTATTGAACGGAATGAAGAGCAGTTACGTCGATTATGACCTTGTGACAGCCGGTCAGACCGATGAGGACGCTTACTTGAATGCCAAGTTAAGCATCAGCATCGCTCGAAAGCTTGGTGCAACCATCTGGCTAGTCCCCGAAGATATCTGCCAAGTCCGCAGCCGTCTGATTACTACATTCATTG GTTCCCTTATGGCTACTTATGAAAGAATGTAG
- a CDS encoding hypothetical protein (TransMembrane:5 (o167-188i209-229o249-265i448-470o490-512i)), translating to MTSSVAPVGSPHSDRSSGYAASETRRPMPKSLGEALRAVGTTLDTPGSETPSEEDYEENVRPTLTESSTLRNRYPYGGRDRLLPETLSASPNTAESKSRFNHRDSGVYIVSDEDNSLQQLLMTSSQWPAQSSGPKIRRRKFADLVFTRQFSAFDRHNPSAFNSPFHGFYTLFWLAVSLFVLKISIRNWQVYGNPLGASDIMNTMFHRDVVVLLLSDGIMCALTAVTWLNQWLVSANYLNWDGAGWLLQHIWQTTFLAGVIGLTLWRDWPWTHTVFFVLHGIVMLMKQHSYAFYNGHLSTVYKQRATITKKLKQLDLVDPAMSPSQTRPPASSISTHHLSVAPSAEERRKSISSQPEQAESDIEKISRAIASHEPLDDQQIALFERIMKWEIDAMSDELKGTALAADKAYPNNLSFVDHCKWIPLPTLVYEIEYPRSDSIDWSYVLEKCVAMVGILFVMVQVSQYSIYPMVMKTVEMKNNGVPLVERLQEFPGLLLDLIFPFMMEYLLVWYLIWETILNILAELTYFADRSFYDAWWNSVSWDQFARDWNRPVHVFLLRHVYHSSISSLKVNKHTATLITFLLSACVHDL from the exons ATGACTTCCTCAGTGGCTCCGGTGGGTTCTCCACATTCCGACCGGAGCTCCGGATATGCGGCATCGGAAACTCGACGGCCAATGCCGAAATCGCTCGGCGAAGCTCTAAGGGCTGTCGGTACTACGCTTGATACGCCTGGCTCTGAGACCCCTAGTGAGGAGGACTACGAAGAAAATGTCCGTCCAACTTTGACAGAGTCATCCACTCTCAGGAATCGTTATCCGTATGGCGGTCGTGATCGTTTACTGCCGGAAACATTATCAGCATCCCCAAACACTGCAGAATCTAAGTCACGTTTCAACCACCGTGACTCAGGCGTATATATTGTCTCAGATGAGGACAACAGCCTCCAGCAGTTACTCATGACTAGCTCGCAATGGCCTGCACAATCTTCCGGCCCAAAGATCCGACGACGCAAGTTTGCCGATCTAGTCTTCACTCGCCAGTTCTCTGCCTTTGACCGCCACAACCCGTCAGCATTCAATAGCCCGTTCCATGGCTTCTATACGCTGTTCTGGCTTGCCGTGTCTCTTTTTGTCTTGAAGATTTCTATCCGGAACTGGCAAGTTTACGGAAATCCTCTGGGAGCTAGCGATATTATGAATACCATGTTCCATCGGGATG TGGTCGTTTTACTTCTATCAGACGGCATCATGTGTGCTCTTACAGCAGTAACTTGGTTGAACCAATGGTTGGTATCTGCAAACTACCTCAATTGGGATGGTGCAGGATGGTTGCTCCAGCAT ATTTGGCAAACAACCTTTCTGGCCGGAGTTATTGGCTTGACTCTGTGGCGCGACTGGCCATGGACTCATACCGTGTTTTTCGTTTTGCATGGCATTGTCATGTTAATGAAACAGCATTCGTATGCCTTCTATAATGGTCACCTCTCTACAGTCTACAAGCAACGCGCTACCATCACGAAAAAGCTGAAACAACTTGACCTTGTTGACCCAGCCATGTCCCCTTCTCAGACTAGACCCCCTGCATCCTCCATCTCAACCCACCACCTAAGCGTTGCTCCCTCCGCTGAAGAGCGTCGAAAATCCATCTCATCGCAGCCAGAACAAGCAGAGagcgatatcgagaagattTCACGAGCAATCGCTTCACATGAACCCCTGGACGACCAACAAATCGCTTTATTCGAGCGTATCATGAAATGGGAGATTGATGCTATGTCAGATGAACTCAAGGGTACCGCTCTTGCAGCCGACAAAGCATATCCGAACAATCTGTCTTTCGTTGACCATTGCAAATGGATCCCTTTGCCAACGTTGGTCTATGAGATAGAGTATCCACGATCGGACTCCATCGACTGGTCATATGTACTAGAGAAATGTGTAGCAATGGTCGGCATATTGTTTGTCATGGTACAAGTCTCGCAGTACTCTATAT ATCCCATGGTCATGAAAACAGTTGAAATGAAGAACAATGGAGTTCCGCTTGTTGAGAGACTTCAGGAGTTCCCGGGACTACTTCTTGACCTAATCTTCCCATTCATGATGGAATATTTA CTTGTCTGGTATCTCATATGGGAGACTATCCTCAATATCTTAGCCGAGTTGACATACTTTGCCGATCGTAGTTTTTATGACGCATGGTGGAACAGTG TCTCCTGGGACCAATTCGCCCGCGACTGGAACCGACCAGTACACGTCTTTTTATTACGACATGTCTACCATAGCTCTATTTCATCCTTGAAGGTCAACAAACACACGGCCACCCTCATCACATTCCTTCTCTCAGCTTGCGTTCATGA CTTGTGA
- a CDS encoding hypothetical protein (BUSCO:56922at5125), whose amino-acid sequence MSRGGTTLYVTGFSHGTRARDLAYEFERYVNLAHAHAHALVHPGDFRCNAKVSCLAMMPRRPSSSLRPRPPVFVLARAHAPALPPPVFPLSSIGLLVYCAVALPLEQTHECHAHSYGRLVRCDIPAPRSTSSRLFAFVEYEDRRDADDAYHEMHNKRIGRDDILKIEWARTPPSASWRFESGRDRDRRGGARSPRRGRSPSPRRSTRDYSPRKDDRRDRDRDYDRESRRDRDRSRSPDHRDRERDSKDDREDRDRRENGTNGDDRKPLDSPPPANEDLDVAE is encoded by the exons ATGTCTCGCGGCGGCACCACCCTTTACGTGACCGGCTTCAGCCACGGCACCCGCGCTCGCGACCTCGCCTACGAGTTCGAACGGTATGTCAACCTCGCCCACGCTCACGCCCACGCCCTCGTCCAC CCTGGGGACTTTCGATGCAATGCAAAGGTCTCCTGCTTGGCCATGATGCCTCGCCGTCCATCGTCGTCCTTACGTCCTCGTCCTCCCGTTTTCGTTCTCGCTCGCGCCCACGCCCCAGCACTCCCTCCCCCTGTCTTCCCACTTTCTTCGATAGGACTGCTCGTCTATTGCGCAGTCGCTCTTCCGCTCGAGCAAACGCACGAATGCCATGCGCATTC CTATGGTCGACTGGTTCGCTGTGACATTCCTGCGCCCAGGTCTACGTCCAGCCGTCT CTTCGCCTTTGTTGAGTATGAGGACCGAcgtgatgctgatgatgcttATCACGAGATGCACAACAAGCGTATTGGTCGTGATGACATTCTAAAGATTGAG TGGGCTCGCACTCCTCCTTCTGCATCTTGGCGCTTCGAGTCAGGCCGCGATCGTGATCGACGTGGTGGTGCCCGCTCTCCTAGACGTGGACGTTCGCCTTCTCCTCGTCGCAGCACTCGCGATTATTCTCCTCGCAAGGACGACCGTAGGGACCGTGACCGAGACTATGATCGTGAGAGCCGACGTGACAGGGATCGCTCCCGCAGTCCTGACCACCG GGACCGTGAGCGGGACTCCAAGGATGATCGTGAGGACCGTGACCGTCGAGAGAACGGCACCAACGGCGATGACCGAAAGC CTCTCGACAGTCCTCCCCCTGCTAACGAGGACCTCGACGTCGCCGAGTGA
- a CDS encoding hypothetical protein (BUSCO:35685at5125) — MSTSQPDLVNSAAAVASDRSIQFRESISQPVVAAFCAGGVAGAVSRTVVSPLERLKILMQVQSVGRDAYKLSVGKALVKMWKEEGWRGFMRGNGTNCIRIVPYSAVQFSSYNFYKRSIFESHPGADLSALTRLVCGGAAGITSVFLTYPLDIVRTRLSIQSASFAELGAKPEKLPGMWTTLIQMYKTEGGMSALYRGIVPTVAGVAPYVGLNFMVYESVRKYLTPEGEQNPSATRKLLAGAVSGAVAQTCTYPFDVLRRRFQINTMSGMGYQYKGIADAIRVIVMQEGIKGLYKGIVPNLLKVAPSMASSWLSFEMTRDFLVDLRPGLESQSL; from the exons ATGTCTACT TCACAGCCTGACTTGGTGAATTCGGCAGCGGCCGTGGCCTCTGATAGGTCTATACAGTTTCGAGAATCCATTTCCCAACCAGTTGTCGCCGCATTTTGCGCCGGAGGTGTCGCCGGCGCCGTGTCTCGAACGGTTGTATCCCCTTTAGAACGACTCAAGATTCTTATGCAGGTGCAAAGCGTTGGACGAGATGCGTACAAGCTGTCGGTTGGAAAAGCTTTGGTCAAGATGTGGAAGGAAGAAGGCTGGAGAGGTTTCATGCGAGGCAATGGCACCAATTGCATTCGCATTGTGCCTTACTCTGCTGTTCAATTCAGCAGCTACAACTTTTACAAGCGG AGTATATTCGAAAGTCATCCAGGAGCCGATCTATCAGCACTCACTCGCCTTGTCTGTGGTGGCGCAGCAGGCATAACATCCGTCTTTCTCACGTACCCTCTCGATATTGTTCGAACACGACTATCTATACAGTCTGCAAGTTTCGCCGAGCTGGGCGCCAAACCAGAAAAGTTACCCGGCATGTGGACTACTTTGATTCAAATGTACAAAACCGAGGGCGGCATGTCTGCGTTGTATCGAGGCATCGTCCCTACTGTCGCTGGCGTAGCACCATAT GTCGGCCTCAACTTTATGGTTTATGAATCTGTACGTAAATATCTGACGCCGGAGGGAGAACAAAACCCCAGCGCGACGCGGAAACTGCTTGCTGGTGCTGTTTCTGGGGCCGTAGCACAAACTTGCACATACCCCTT CGATGTTCTACGGCGGCGATTCCAGATCAACACAATGTCAGGCATGGGCTACCAGTATAAGGGCATTGCAGACGCGATTCGAGTTATCGTGATGCAAGAGGGAATCAAGGGCCTTTACAAAGGCATCGTGCCTAATCTTTTGAAAGTCGCCCCCAGCATGGCATCGAGTTGGCTAAGTTTCGAGATGACGCGTGATTTCCTGGTCGATCTCAGGCCTGGCCTCGAGTCCCAATCATTATGA
- a CDS encoding hypothetical protein (SECRETED:SignalP(1-19)~TransMembrane:4 (n3-14c19/20o179-200i212-230o264-282i294-314o)~BUSCO:35477at5125): MRFLHSLLSFALLATGVVAAKKSSAERFNEFHAKQISTPLKLKDSTYKSLTSTPRDYGVAVLLTAADARFSCQLCREFQPEWELLGKSWNKGDKAAESRLVFGTLDFVDGRDTFMSLGLSTAPVLLLFHPTVGPHASAKKEPDRYDFNTGPASAERVQSWLARSLPNRPHPSVKRPINYAGWIVSITAVIGVLTAAMVAWPYLSPILQSRNLWAAISLMVILLFISGHMFNHIRKVPYVTGDGRGGINYIVPGFQQQLGLETQIVAALYGVLSFCVITLAIKVPRIADAKTQQVAVIGFGGLLFLVYSFLLSVFRVKNGGYPFSLPPFM, encoded by the exons ATGCGTTTCCTCCATTCGCTTCTCTCTTTCGCCTTGCTTGCGACAGGCGTTGTGGCTGCGAAGAAGTCCTCCGCCGAGCGTTTCAACGAATTCCACGCCAAACAGATTTCGACGCctctcaagctcaaggattCCACGTACAAGTCCTTGACATCCACACCTCGAGACTACGGCGTTGCCGTACTCCTCACCGCTGCCGATGCGCGATTCTCTTGTCAGCTATGCCGAGAGTTTCAGCCCGAATGGGAGCTACTAGGCAAGAGTTGGAACAAAGGCGACAAGGCAGCCGAATCGCGATTGGTCTTTGGCACACTGGATTTCGTTGACGGCAGAGATACCTTCATGTCG CTTGGTCTCTCAACCGCACCTGTGTTGCTTCTATTCCACCCCACCGTCGGTCCCCATGCATCAGCTAAGAAGGAGCCCGATCGCTATGACTTCAACACTGG ACCCGCATCCGCCGAACGAGTTCAGTCATGGCTTGCTCGCTCTCTTCCTAACCGACCTCATCCTAGCGTGAAGCGGCCTATCAACTACGCAGGCTGGATAGTCTCCATCACTGCTGTAATCGGAGTCCTCACCGCGGCCATGGTTGCTTGGCCCTACCTCTCTCCAATCCTTCAAAGCCGTAATCTATGGGCTGCTATTTCCCTTATGGTTATTTTGTTGTTCATCAGTGGCCACATGTTCAACCACATCCGCAAAGTTCCTTATGTTACTGGTGATGGGCGCGGTGGGATCAACTATATTGTACCAGGCTTCCAGCAGCAACTTGGTTTGGAGACCCAGATTGTGGCGGCACTTT ATGGTGTCCTGTCATTCTGCGTCATCACTCTAGCCATCAAGGTTCCGCGAATCGCTGATGCCAAGACTCAGCAAGTCGCTGTCATCGGATTTGGtggtcttctcttcctcgtGTACAGCTTCTTGTTGAGCGTGTTTCGTGTCAAGAACGGGGGGTATCCGTTTTCTCTGCCACCTTTCATGTAG
- the CPC2 gene encoding cross-pathway control WD-repeat protein cpc2 (BUSCO:31105at5125), with protein sequence MAEQLILKGTLEGHNGWVTSLATSMENPNMLLSASRDKTLIIWNLTRDETQYGYPKRSLHGHSHIVSDCVISSDGAYALSASWDKTLRLWELATGTTTRRFVGHTNDVLSVSFSADNRQIVSGSRDRTIKLWNTLGDCKYTITDKGHTEWASCVRFSPNPQNPVIVSAGWDKLVKVWELSTCKLQTDHIGHTGYINTVTISPDGSLCASGGKDGTTMLWDLNESKHLYSLNANDEIHALVFSPNRYWLCAATASSIIIFDLEKKSKVDELKPEFPAVGKKSREPECVSLAWSADGQTLFAGYTDNIIRAWGVMSRA encoded by the exons ATGGCCGAACAATTGATCTTGAAGGGaaccctcgagggccac AATGGCTGGGTCACTAGCCTGGCTACCTCCATGGAGAA CCCCAACATGCTCCTGTCTGCTTCCCGAGACAAGACCCTGATCATCTGGAACCTCACCCGCGATGAGACCCAGTACGGCTACCCCAAGCGATCTCTCCACGGCCACTCTCACATCGTCTCCGACTGT GTTATCTCTTCTGACGGTGCCTACGCTCTGTCTGCCTCTTGGGACAAGACTCTGCGTCTCTGGGAGCTTGCTACTGGTACCACCACTCGACGATTCGTCGGCCACACCAACGACGTCCTCTCTGTCAGCTTCTCTGCCGACAACCGCCAGATTGTTTCCGGTTCTCGTGACCGAACCATCAAGCTCTGGAACACCCTCGGTGACTGCAAGTACACCATCACCGATAAGGGCCACACCGAGTGGGCTTCTTGCGTTCGCTTCAGCCCCAACCCCCAGAACCCCGTCATCGTTTCCGCTGGTTGGGACAAGCTTGTCAAG GTTTGGGAGCTCTCTACCTGCAAGCTCCAGACTGACCACATTGGTCACACCGGCTACATCAACACCGTCACCATCTCCCCCGACGGTTCCCTGTGCGCCTCCGGTGGCAAGGACGGTACCACCATGCTCTGGGATCTTAACGAGTCCAAGCACCTCTACTCCCTCAACGCCAACGACGAGATTCATGCTCTTGTCTTCTCCCCTAACCGATACTGGCTGTGCGCCGCCACCGCcagcagcatcatcatcttcgacctcgagaagaagagcaaggtTGATGAGCTCAAGCCCGAGTTCCCCGCTGTCGGCAAGAAGAGCCGAGAGCCTGAGTGTGTCAGCTTGGCTTGGTCTGCTGATGGCCAGACTCTGTTCGCTGGTTACACTGACAACATCATCCGTGCCTGGGGTGTCATGTCGAGGGCATAA
- a CDS encoding hypothetical protein (BUSCO:40873at5125) — MTPKRSLSPVDGQQPDPKRARLEESENEVIRLDDDEISSIASLVPNPHYQARTGLQRSIAMVLNHDGFEGTSPEAMESFTGMVETYLEGMIEAAKTLALAARREHPIPTDFEHALRRHNVSVSSLKPHLKPPIPKTQVFPGYVNVLPEDLDAYTTLPLLGEELSGQHDKDEKDYVPTSFPDFPSKHTYKFTPQEDSSIRDSKKIREEAARTAQQGEDALRRLVRASKMRKQKEVKNLVERDTHGKERFRLWESTMKRFMATEGRGENTDQMEIADHSMIVNGEALFSRKEVPRAGKRSTALASKKAT, encoded by the exons ATGACACCTAAACGAAGTCTATCCCCCGTCGATGGGCAACAACCTGATCCAAAGCGTGCTCGACTCGAAGAATCCGAAAACGAGGTTATTCGActggacgacgacgagattAGTTCAATCGCTTCTTTGGTACCGAATCCGCATTACCAAGCCAGAACAGGCCTTCAGCGTTCTATCGCAATGGTTCTCAATCATGACGGGTTTGAAGGAACAAGCCCCGAGGCAATGGAAAGCTTCACAGGAATGGTAGAGACCT ATTTGGAGGGCATGATCGAAGCTGCGAAAACTCTCGCTTTGGCTGCTCGCCGCGAGCATCCCATACCCACTGACTTCGAGCATGCACTGCGACGGCACAACGTCAGTGTCTCATCATTAAAACCACACTTGAAGCCGCCCATTCCCAAAACACAAGTGTTCCCTGGCTACGTTAATGTTTTGCCTGAAGATCTTGACGCATACACGACACTGCCACTTCTGGGCGAGGAACTTAGTGGACAGCACGACAAGGATGAGAAAGATTATGTACCGACTTCGTTCCCCGATTTTCCAAGTAAACATACATACAAGTTCACTCCTCAAGAAGACAGCAGCATTCGTGATTCTAAGAAAATACGCGAAGAAGCGGCGAGAACAGCTCAGCAGGGTGAGGATGCTCTTAGACGACTCGTACGAGCATCTAAGATGCGAAAACAGAAAGAAGTCAAAAACCTGGTTGAACGTGATACACACGGGAAAGAGAGATTCCGGCTTTGGGAATCCACAATGAAACGTTTCATGGCGACTGAAGGCAGAGGGGAAAATACTGATCAAATGGAGATTGCGGATCACAGCATGATTGTCAACGGTGAAGCGCTTTTTTCGCGAAAGGAGGTGCCAAGAGCTGGCAAGCGTTCAACCGCATTAGCAAGCAAAAAGGCGACATAA